A portion of the Parasedimentitalea marina genome contains these proteins:
- the dapA gene encoding 4-hydroxy-tetrahydrodipicolinate synthase, translating to MFKGSMPALVTPFNNGELDLDALKHLVEWHISEGSTGLVPVGTTGESPTLTHDEHEAVIAEVVKAAAGRVPVIAGAGSNNTVETIRFVEFAKQAGAAAALVVTPYYNKPTQRGLVAHFTAAHDCADLPIVIYNIPGRSIVDMTPETMGELAKLPNIIGVKDATGDIARVSQQRMTCGADFVQLSGEDATALGFNAHGGIGCISVTANVAPKLCAEFQAATLAGDYALALEYQDRLMPLHEAIFIEPGLVGAKYGLSKLGLCRPEVRSPLTGLQDSTKTAIDAAMAYAGLL from the coding sequence ATGTTCAAAGGCTCTATGCCAGCCCTCGTCACACCGTTTAACAACGGCGAGTTGGATCTGGATGCACTCAAACACCTTGTGGAATGGCATATCAGCGAGGGATCAACCGGTTTGGTCCCTGTTGGCACCACCGGCGAAAGCCCCACGTTGACCCATGACGAGCACGAAGCTGTGATTGCAGAGGTCGTAAAGGCAGCCGCTGGCCGGGTGCCGGTGATTGCCGGTGCTGGGTCCAACAACACGGTTGAGACGATTCGTTTTGTTGAATTCGCTAAGCAAGCCGGTGCGGCTGCGGCCCTGGTGGTGACGCCCTACTACAACAAGCCGACGCAGCGCGGTTTGGTGGCCCACTTCACCGCGGCACATGACTGTGCGGATCTGCCAATTGTGATCTACAACATCCCTGGCCGTTCGATTGTCGACATGACGCCCGAAACCATGGGTGAGCTGGCCAAACTGCCAAACATCATCGGCGTCAAAGACGCTACCGGTGATATCGCCCGGGTGAGCCAGCAGCGTATGACCTGCGGTGCCGATTTTGTGCAATTGTCCGGTGAAGACGCCACTGCACTGGGCTTTAACGCCCATGGTGGTATCGGCTGTATTTCGGTGACGGCCAACGTCGCGCCAAAACTCTGCGCTGAGTTCCAGGCCGCCACGCTGGCCGGTGATTACGCACTGGCGCTGGAATATCAGGACAGGTTGATGCCCCTGCACGAGGCGATCTTTATCGAACCCGGTCTGGTTGGCGCCAAATATGGTCTCAGCAAACTGGGCCTGTGCCGTCCCGAAGTCCGCTCGCCACTGACAGGACTGCAGGACAGCACCAAAACTGCAATTGATGCGGCCATGGCATACGCCGGCCTGTTGTAA
- a CDS encoding methylated-DNA--[protein]-cysteine S-methyltransferase: MNTQANEKSYHYGVMRRAIELIDEGGEDLSLEDLAKKMGMSPAHFQRLFSAWVGVSPKRYQQYLRLGHAKSLLHGNFTTLGTAHAVGLSGTGRLHDLFLRWEAMSPGEYARKGAEMQISWGWFDSPFGLALAMGTAKGICGMAFAAETGTEATMADMQSRWPKATFIEDPMMLRPLVTAAFDQRGETALHMIGAPLQIKVWEALLRIPSGHVSTYSEIAQSIGAPRAQRAVGTAVGRNPVSWLIPCHRALRKSGALGGYHWGLPVKRAMLAFEAARSEERSDA; encoded by the coding sequence ATGAACACTCAGGCCAATGAGAAAAGCTATCACTATGGTGTCATGCGCCGGGCGATTGAACTGATCGATGAGGGCGGCGAGGATCTGTCGCTCGAGGACCTGGCTAAAAAGATGGGCATGAGTCCGGCTCACTTTCAGCGGCTGTTCTCGGCCTGGGTTGGGGTTTCGCCGAAACGCTATCAGCAGTACTTGCGGTTGGGTCATGCCAAATCCTTGTTGCACGGTAATTTCACCACGCTAGGCACAGCGCATGCGGTTGGACTGTCTGGAACCGGACGTCTGCACGACCTCTTTCTGCGTTGGGAGGCGATGAGCCCGGGTGAATATGCCCGCAAGGGTGCAGAGATGCAGATTTCCTGGGGCTGGTTCGACAGCCCCTTTGGGTTGGCCTTGGCCATGGGCACGGCCAAGGGCATCTGCGGTATGGCCTTTGCTGCCGAAACCGGCACCGAGGCAACCATGGCCGATATGCAGTCCCGCTGGCCCAAGGCCACTTTCATTGAGGATCCAATGATGCTGCGGCCCTTGGTGACGGCGGCCTTTGATCAACGCGGTGAAACTGCCCTGCATATGATTGGTGCGCCGTTACAGATCAAAGTCTGGGAGGCCCTGCTGCGTATTCCCTCGGGGCATGTTTCAACCTATTCCGAAATCGCCCAGTCGATTGGCGCGCCCCGTGCTCAGCGGGCGGTTGGCACCGCTGTGGGCCGCAATCCGGTGTCTTGGTTGATCCCGTGCCACCGGGCTTTGCGTAAATCTGGTGCCTTGGGGGGGTATCACTGGGGGCTGCCAGTGAAACGCGCCATGCTGGCGTTCGAGGCGGCGCGCAGTGAAGAGCGCAGCGACGCTTAA
- a CDS encoding adenosine kinase produces the protein MKTYQIVGIGNAVVDVISQSDDSFLDLMGIEKGIMQLIERERGEVLYAAMQGRVQTPGGSVANTIAGAGALGLDAAFIGRVHDDALGQFYAKSMSDDGVDFVNPPVEGGELPTSRSMIFVSPDGERSMNTYLGISSELSSADVSKDVAGQAQIMFLEGYLFDKDKGKTAFLEAARSCHEGGGKAGIAISDPFCVERHRADFLSLIENELDYVIGNEDEIRSLFETDDLEEALAKTAAICPLVVCTRSGDGVTVVSEGKHIEVPVTKVVPVDATGAGDQFAAGFLFGLATGRDLETCAKIGCVCAGEVISHIGPRPEANMLHMLKAEGLI, from the coding sequence ATGAAGACCTACCAGATTGTTGGCATCGGCAATGCCGTTGTGGATGTCATCAGCCAAAGCGACGACAGCTTTCTTGACCTGATGGGCATCGAAAAAGGCATCATGCAGCTGATCGAGCGCGAACGCGGCGAGGTGCTTTATGCCGCGATGCAAGGTCGGGTGCAGACACCGGGCGGATCTGTGGCCAATACCATCGCTGGCGCCGGTGCGCTGGGGCTGGATGCTGCCTTTATTGGTCGCGTACATGACGATGCCCTGGGGCAATTCTACGCCAAATCGATGAGCGACGATGGCGTTGATTTTGTGAACCCACCTGTTGAAGGCGGCGAGTTGCCGACCTCGCGCTCGATGATTTTTGTCTCACCCGACGGTGAACGGTCGATGAACACCTATCTGGGTATCTCCTCCGAGCTGAGCTCGGCTGATGTATCCAAAGATGTCGCGGGCCAAGCCCAGATCATGTTCCTTGAGGGCTATCTGTTCGACAAGGACAAAGGCAAAACCGCGTTCCTGGAAGCCGCACGCAGCTGTCACGAGGGTGGCGGTAAGGCTGGCATCGCGATCTCTGATCCGTTCTGTGTGGAACGCCACCGCGCTGATTTCCTGTCGCTGATCGAAAACGAGCTGGACTATGTGATCGGCAACGAGGACGAGATCAGGTCGTTGTTCGAAACCGACGATCTGGAGGAGGCACTAGCCAAAACCGCCGCGATCTGCCCGCTGGTCGTCTGCACCCGCTCGGGCGATGGCGTGACAGTTGTTTCCGAAGGTAAGCACATCGAAGTCCCTGTGACCAAAGTTGTTCCGGTTGATGCCACTGGTGCTGGCGATCAGTTTGCGGCTGGCTTTTTGTTTGGGCTGGCCACTGGTCGGGATCTGGAAACCTGTGCGAAAATCGGCTGTGTCTGCGCTGGCGAGGTGATCAGTCACATCGGTCCCCGCCCAGAGGCCAACATGCTGCACATGCTGAAGGCCGAAGGCCTGATTTGA
- the mnmD gene encoding tRNA (5-methylaminomethyl-2-thiouridine)(34)-methyltransferase MnmD, with protein MADQQARLSWRDGTIPVSDQFDDPYFSLQGGLAEGEHVFLAGNDLPARFALGFQIAELGFGTGLSALTAWKAWEQAGMTTPLRFTSFEAFPMAPEDMAHALEAFPDIAPWAARFLPHWQGGGTCDLGTLQLEVIIGDARRSLPEWTGQADAWFLDGFSPAKNPELWQADLMAQVGRHTRSGGCAATYTAAGFVRRGLEDAGFEVTRVPGFGRKRHMTRAQMP; from the coding sequence ATGGCAGACCAGCAGGCGCGCCTGAGCTGGCGTGACGGCACCATTCCGGTGTCCGACCAGTTTGATGATCCCTATTTTTCGCTGCAGGGCGGCTTGGCCGAGGGCGAGCATGTGTTTTTGGCGGGCAACGATCTGCCCGCGCGGTTCGCGCTAGGGTTTCAGATCGCCGAACTGGGCTTTGGCACCGGGTTGTCGGCGTTGACGGCCTGGAAAGCCTGGGAACAGGCGGGGATGACCACGCCCCTGCGTTTTACCAGCTTCGAGGCCTTTCCGATGGCACCCGAAGACATGGCCCATGCACTGGAGGCGTTTCCCGACATTGCCCCCTGGGCCGCCCGGTTCCTGCCCCATTGGCAGGGCGGCGGGACCTGCGATTTGGGCACGTTGCAGCTAGAGGTGATCATAGGCGACGCCCGAAGGTCGCTGCCAGAGTGGACAGGCCAGGCAGATGCCTGGTTTCTGGACGGGTTCTCTCCGGCGAAAAACCCCGAGCTGTGGCAGGCCGATCTGATGGCCCAGGTGGGGCGCCATACCAGGTCAGGGGGCTGTGCCGCGACCTATACCGCCGCAGGATTTGTGCGGCGTGGGTTAGAGGACGCAGGATTCGAGGTAACCCGCGTGCCCGGTTTTGGGCGTAAGCGACATATGACAAGGGCACAGATGCCATGA
- a CDS encoding NADPH-dependent FMN reductase: protein MPTPVLLTLSGSLRRDATNRKLLLEAVRLFGDATHVVADLDLPLYDGDVETRDGVPAAVQVLADQITAADAVLISTPEYNGAPSGVLKNALDWVSRTEGRPFADKPVAVMSAAAGAAGGAKAQEILRTFLVSFRPRVLDEPKLHLGGSGSQFDESGHLTSDAHVTTLAALMQKLRAEI, encoded by the coding sequence ATGCCAACGCCTGTGCTTTTGACACTGTCCGGCTCGTTGCGCCGTGATGCCACCAACCGCAAACTTCTGCTAGAGGCCGTACGGCTGTTTGGCGATGCCACTCATGTTGTGGCTGACCTGGATCTGCCGCTCTATGATGGCGACGTCGAGACGCGCGATGGCGTTCCGGCGGCGGTTCAGGTTCTGGCAGATCAGATCACGGCGGCGGATGCCGTTCTGATCTCTACTCCGGAATATAACGGAGCCCCATCCGGAGTGTTGAAAAACGCGCTCGACTGGGTCAGCCGAACCGAAGGCCGCCCCTTTGCGGACAAACCAGTGGCAGTGATGTCAGCGGCGGCAGGTGCGGCAGGCGGGGCCAAGGCGCAAGAGATTCTGCGGACGTTTCTGGTGTCATTCAGGCCCAGGGTCCTGGATGAGCCAAAACTGCATTTGGGCGGGTCTGGCAGCCAGTTTGACGAGAGTGGTCATCTGACCAGTGACGCGCATGTGACGACGCTTGCGGCGTTAATGCAAAAGCTGCGCGCCGAGATTTAG
- a CDS encoding lytic transglycosylase domain-containing protein — protein sequence MTRILIFLALFSALWTNSALAQQGQQLGAALDLMRSEKWSQAATTAAKSGDVAADVIEWHRLREGMGSADDALAFLQRRPDWPGLAYLRRKSEPAVAAAGTDTILKFYATESPQTAEGVLSFAKALIATGKRGDGEANLVVAWRTMAMGSGLQAAYLKDYSTLLKPHHAARLDRLLWDKHLVSSKRMLSLVPDGDRKLAEARIALKEKAAGVDAKIEAIPEDLRNAPGLAHDRFNWRDRKKRREDAIKLMLERSASASGLGEPEQWARRRRDLARQDMRDGNHQRAYQLAARHFTTPEAGYNYSDLEWLAGYIALQKLNDPASAVQHFLRFLDSIETPISIGRGGYWLGRAYAAQGEPDKAHEAYALGANYQTSFYGLLAAEQIGRGFNPALENPPVVPSWEQAGFAKSTVTKAALMMIDTGELDLAERFLTHLVEGLDEVQARQLGLMAVEMDQSHLAVMIAKRAARQSMELHGAYFPLHPVAKQPLPMAMDMVLAISRRESEFDHVVISGAGARGLMQVMPATAKLVAGELGILAKHATSRLTAEWDYNAKLGANYLAGLAGSFNGNVVMMAAGYNAGPRRPIAWMERYGDPRDGTPDIVDWIEHIPFNETRNYVMRVTESLPVYRARLGKTPLPIPFSQELSGSTLSSFAP from the coding sequence ATGACACGCATTCTGATCTTTCTAGCACTGTTTTCTGCCCTCTGGACCAACTCTGCTCTTGCCCAACAGGGTCAACAGCTGGGTGCGGCATTGGATTTGATGCGTTCCGAAAAATGGAGTCAGGCGGCAACCACGGCTGCAAAGTCGGGCGATGTGGCCGCTGATGTGATCGAATGGCACCGGTTGCGCGAAGGCATGGGATCGGCGGATGACGCGCTGGCCTTTCTGCAACGGCGCCCGGATTGGCCGGGTCTGGCCTACCTGCGCCGCAAAAGCGAACCCGCCGTTGCAGCCGCAGGGACTGATACTATTTTGAAGTTCTACGCCACCGAGTCTCCTCAGACAGCCGAAGGCGTTCTTAGCTTTGCCAAAGCCCTGATTGCCACAGGGAAACGAGGTGACGGTGAGGCGAATCTTGTGGTCGCATGGCGGACCATGGCAATGGGATCCGGATTGCAGGCCGCTTACCTAAAGGACTATTCAACGCTGCTAAAACCCCATCACGCCGCGCGTTTGGATCGGCTATTGTGGGACAAGCATCTGGTCAGCTCTAAACGAATGTTGTCGCTGGTCCCTGATGGGGATCGCAAGCTGGCCGAGGCCCGCATCGCCCTGAAGGAAAAGGCTGCAGGCGTCGATGCCAAGATAGAGGCCATCCCGGAAGACCTGCGCAACGCGCCGGGACTGGCACATGACCGGTTTAACTGGCGCGACCGCAAAAAACGGCGCGAAGACGCCATCAAACTGATGCTGGAACGCAGCGCCAGTGCCTCGGGCTTGGGTGAGCCCGAGCAATGGGCCCGGCGGCGGCGGGATCTGGCCCGTCAGGACATGCGTGACGGCAATCATCAGCGGGCCTACCAACTGGCCGCACGGCATTTCACCACACCAGAGGCCGGTTATAATTACTCGGATCTGGAATGGCTGGCCGGCTATATTGCTCTGCAAAAGCTGAACGACCCGGCCTCGGCCGTGCAACATTTTCTGAGGTTCCTGGATTCTATAGAGACCCCGATTTCGATTGGCCGCGGCGGCTATTGGCTGGGCCGTGCCTATGCCGCACAGGGTGAGCCAGACAAAGCCCACGAGGCCTATGCGCTGGGGGCCAATTATCAGACTTCGTTTTATGGATTACTGGCCGCCGAACAGATCGGCCGCGGCTTTAACCCAGCGTTGGAAAATCCGCCTGTAGTGCCGTCGTGGGAACAAGCGGGTTTTGCCAAGTCTACAGTAACCAAGGCCGCGCTGATGATGATCGACACTGGCGAGCTGGATCTGGCCGAACGGTTCCTGACCCATCTGGTCGAGGGCCTGGACGAGGTTCAGGCACGACAATTGGGTTTGATGGCGGTTGAGATGGACCAGTCGCATCTTGCCGTGATGATCGCCAAACGCGCAGCACGTCAAAGTATGGAACTGCATGGCGCTTATTTCCCTTTGCATCCGGTGGCAAAGCAACCGCTGCCTATGGCCATGGACATGGTGCTGGCAATTTCAAGACGCGAGAGCGAGTTTGACCATGTGGTCATCAGCGGTGCAGGGGCGCGCGGATTGATGCAGGTGATGCCGGCCACCGCGAAACTGGTCGCAGGTGAGCTGGGCATCCTGGCCAAGCACGCCACTTCGCGGCTGACCGCTGAATGGGACTATAACGCCAAACTAGGGGCCAACTATCTGGCCGGGCTGGCGGGCAGTTTCAATGGCAACGTAGTGATGATGGCCGCAGGCTATAACGCCGGGCCCAGACGCCCCATCGCCTGGATGGAACGCTATGGCGACCCGCGTGACGGCACTCCGGATATCGTGGACTGGATCGAGCACATCCCCTTTAACGAAACCCGCAATTATGTGATGCGCGTCACCGAAAGCCTGCCGGTTTACCGCGCCCGGCTGGGCAAAACGCCTCTGCCCATCCCGTTTTCACAGGAGCTCTCAGGGTCAACCCTTAGCTCGTTCGCGCCATAA
- a CDS encoding DMT family transporter: MTTTATAAKAQRQTNNVSLGVMLMIGATVVFALQDGISRHLAGTYNTYMVVMVRYWFFAAFVVFLAMRAPGGVRATARTDQLGLQILRGVLLAGEIVVAVYGFTILGLIESQAVFICYPLLVAALSGPVLGESVGWRRWMAIGLGLIGVMIILQPGAGVFNPAAVIPFVSALMFAVYGLLTRYAARRDSTATSFFWTGIAGAVVLTAVGMWFWEPMVGRDWLWMGLLCVSGVAGHWLLIKCYEVAEASAVQPFAYFHLIWAAFLGVWVFGEVIRDNVVIGAAIIMAAGLFTLWRERAKG; encoded by the coding sequence ATGACGACGACGGCTACAGCAGCTAAAGCACAGCGCCAGACCAACAATGTATCGCTGGGTGTGATGCTGATGATTGGGGCGACGGTGGTGTTTGCCCTGCAGGACGGTATCTCGCGGCATCTGGCCGGTACCTATAACACCTATATGGTAGTGATGGTGCGCTACTGGTTCTTTGCGGCCTTCGTGGTGTTTCTGGCGATGCGTGCACCGGGTGGCGTGCGCGCAACAGCCCGCACCGATCAGCTGGGCCTGCAGATCCTGCGCGGCGTGCTGCTGGCGGGTGAAATCGTGGTGGCGGTTTATGGGTTCACGATCTTAGGTCTGATCGAAAGTCAGGCGGTGTTCATCTGTTACCCGCTGCTGGTGGCGGCGCTGAGCGGTCCGGTGCTGGGCGAGAGCGTCGGCTGGCGCCGCTGGATGGCGATTGGGCTGGGCTTGATCGGGGTAATGATCATTCTGCAGCCAGGGGCAGGGGTTTTCAATCCGGCGGCGGTGATCCCGTTCGTCTCGGCGCTGATGTTCGCGGTCTATGGCTTGCTGACCCGCTATGCAGCCCGCCGTGACAGCACGGCCACCAGCTTCTTTTGGACAGGTATCGCCGGAGCCGTTGTATTGACAGCTGTAGGCATGTGGTTTTGGGAGCCGATGGTGGGCCGCGATTGGCTGTGGATGGGTTTGCTCTGCGTTTCAGGCGTAGCCGGTCATTGGTTGCTGATTAAATGCTATGAGGTGGCCGAGGCCAGCGCCGTGCAGCCCTTTGCCTATTTCCACTTGATTTGGGCCGCATTCCTAGGAGTCTGGGTCTTTGGAGAAGTGATCCGCGACAACGTGGTCATAGGGGCCGCGATCATCATGGCGGCGGGCCTGTTCACCTTATGGCGCGAACGAGCTAAGGGTTGA
- a CDS encoding NAD(P)/FAD-dependent oxidoreductase translates to MAMADITVRGAGAFGLTIAWVCAQRGAKVQVIDPYGAGSGSSGGLVGALAPHVPEKWNPKKAFQLSSLLMAEKFWSEVETTGGVSPGYGRTGRLQPIKDEKALAFAHRRAETARTLWQGEAEWTVCKVSDLGPWCPSSPTGYIIHDTLAARMSPRHASASLIAALAVMGIKVVAEAPDQGQVVHAKGIAGLLELNAELGKPVGSGVKGQSAVLRFNAGEAPQILADNLYMIPHAEGTLAIGSTSERLFDAPDETDDKLEDVIERVRAIMPVLHGAEVIDRWAGVRPRAKSRCPMLGEYPGRPGHFIANGGFKIGFGMAPKVAHVMADLLLDGVDTIPRGFRVEDNL, encoded by the coding sequence ATGGCAATGGCTGACATAACGGTGCGTGGCGCGGGCGCCTTTGGGCTGACAATCGCCTGGGTCTGTGCCCAGCGCGGCGCCAAGGTGCAGGTGATCGACCCCTACGGCGCGGGTTCGGGCTCCAGTGGCGGGTTGGTCGGTGCTCTTGCCCCCCATGTGCCGGAAAAGTGGAACCCCAAGAAAGCCTTTCAGCTGAGCAGCTTGCTGATGGCGGAAAAGTTCTGGTCCGAGGTTGAAACCACTGGCGGCGTCTCCCCCGGATATGGTCGCACTGGCCGTTTGCAGCCGATCAAGGATGAAAAGGCCCTGGCATTTGCCCACAGGCGCGCTGAAACCGCGCGCACCCTGTGGCAAGGTGAGGCCGAGTGGACCGTCTGCAAGGTGTCCGACTTGGGCCCCTGGTGCCCCTCTAGCCCCACTGGATACATCATCCATGATACGCTGGCTGCGCGAATGTCACCGCGCCACGCCAGCGCCAGCCTGATTGCAGCACTTGCGGTGATGGGTATCAAGGTGGTGGCTGAGGCCCCGGATCAGGGACAGGTGGTCCATGCCAAAGGCATTGCTGGCCTGCTGGAACTGAACGCCGAGTTGGGCAAGCCAGTGGGCAGCGGCGTCAAAGGTCAATCCGCCGTATTGCGCTTTAATGCCGGCGAAGCACCGCAGATTCTGGCCGACAATCTTTACATGATCCCGCATGCTGAGGGGACATTGGCCATCGGATCGACCAGTGAGCGCCTGTTCGATGCCCCAGATGAGACCGACGACAAGCTGGAAGACGTGATCGAGCGTGTCCGCGCCATTATGCCGGTTTTGCATGGGGCCGAGGTCATCGACCGCTGGGCGGGCGTGCGTCCTCGCGCCAAATCCCGCTGCCCCATGCTGGGAGAATACCCAGGTCGCCCCGGCCATTTCATCGCCAACGGAGGCTTCAAGATCGGTTTTGGCATGGCCCCCAAAGTGGCACATGTGATGGCAGATCTGCTATTGGATGGCGTAGATACCATCCCCCGGGGGTTTCGGGTCGAGGATAATCTTTAG
- the nth gene encoding endonuclease III, giving the protein MAKQLDYHTIREIFTRFQDSEPEPKGELDHVNVYTLTVAVALSAQATDAGVNKATRALFQIADTPQKMLDLGEAGLTEHIKTIGLFRQKAKNVIKMSRILVDDYNGEVPNSRAALQSLPGVGRKTANVVLNMWWQQPAQAVDTHIYRVGNRSGIAPGKDVDAVERAVEDNIPADFQLHAHHWLILHGRYHCKARKPLCGTCLIRDLCMFEDKNL; this is encoded by the coding sequence ATGGCAAAGCAACTCGATTATCATACGATCCGAGAGATTTTTACTCGGTTTCAGGATTCTGAACCAGAACCCAAAGGGGAGCTGGATCATGTCAATGTTTACACCCTGACAGTGGCGGTCGCCCTGTCGGCGCAGGCCACGGATGCCGGGGTGAACAAAGCAACCCGCGCCTTGTTCCAAATTGCCGACACGCCGCAGAAAATGCTGGATCTGGGCGAAGCCGGGCTGACCGAGCATATCAAGACCATCGGGCTGTTTCGCCAAAAAGCCAAGAATGTGATCAAGATGAGCCGCATTCTGGTGGATGATTACAACGGCGAGGTCCCCAATTCCCGCGCTGCACTACAATCATTGCCGGGTGTCGGGCGCAAGACCGCCAATGTGGTTCTGAACATGTGGTGGCAGCAACCGGCACAGGCCGTCGACACTCATATCTACCGCGTTGGCAACCGGTCCGGCATTGCGCCGGGCAAGGATGTCGATGCGGTTGAACGCGCCGTCGAAGACAATATTCCCGCTGATTTTCAGCTTCACGCCCATCACTGGCTGATCTTACACGGCCGTTATCATTGTAAAGCACGCAAACCGCTCTGTGGCACCTGCCTGATCCGCGACCTGTGCATGTTTGAGGACAAAAACCTATGA
- a CDS encoding MarR family winged helix-turn-helix transcriptional regulator, which translates to MDHVDFITRQWEKERPDLDVTAMGIIGRVALLYLAYQKEMNRNFVRFGLNSAKFDVLATLRRAGAPHMLSPGALLQATMVASGTMTNRIDRLEKDGLVRRSVNPDDSRSFLISLTDRGLTLVDEVVTEHVQIQASMMAGLDPTEVEALQALLSKALVSADLGQDP; encoded by the coding sequence ATGGACCACGTAGATTTCATTACCCGACAGTGGGAAAAAGAGCGGCCAGATCTTGATGTGACGGCCATGGGGATCATTGGTCGCGTCGCGCTTTTGTACCTGGCCTATCAAAAGGAAATGAACCGGAATTTTGTTAGGTTTGGCCTGAATTCTGCAAAGTTCGATGTGCTGGCGACGCTGCGCCGGGCGGGCGCACCACACATGTTGTCACCCGGTGCTTTGCTTCAGGCAACGATGGTGGCTTCGGGGACCATGACCAACCGCATAGATCGGCTTGAAAAAGATGGTTTGGTCAGGCGCAGCGTGAACCCGGACGATAGCCGCAGTTTCCTGATTTCTCTCACGGACAGGGGGCTGACACTGGTTGATGAGGTGGTCACCGAACATGTGCAAATTCAGGCGTCTATGATGGCTGGCCTTGATCCTACTGAAGTCGAGGCCTTGCAGGCTTTGCTGAGCAAGGCCCTGGTTTCTGCTGACCTTGGCCAGGACCCCTGA
- a CDS encoding OmpA family protein — translation MTMLKFSTATVLVAALGLGACTNATLIDNYNGDPNQNTKSGAIIGGILGASVGALSNSSNKGAAVIGGAVLGAAAGGAIGHGLDQQAAELRQQLANDGITIVNTGDRLIVSLPNDLTFASDSYAISSAVQSDLQKIADSLLRYPDSSVQVIGHTDSDGDASYNQGLSVKRADAVADQIQAGGVPYNRVQTTGEGEDQPVASNLTPEGKAQNRRVEIVVKPQSS, via the coding sequence ATGACCATGCTGAAATTCTCGACTGCAACCGTGTTGGTTGCTGCACTGGGCCTGGGCGCCTGTACCAATGCGACACTGATAGACAATTATAACGGCGACCCCAATCAGAACACCAAAAGCGGTGCAATCATTGGCGGTATTCTGGGGGCCAGCGTTGGCGCCTTGTCCAACAGCAGTAATAAAGGTGCTGCGGTAATCGGTGGCGCGGTCCTGGGAGCAGCCGCAGGCGGCGCGATTGGGCACGGCCTGGATCAGCAAGCGGCTGAACTACGTCAGCAGCTGGCCAATGACGGTATCACAATCGTCAATACCGGCGATCGGCTGATTGTCTCTTTGCCCAATGATCTAACGTTTGCCAGTGACAGCTATGCCATCAGTTCGGCAGTGCAGTCCGATCTGCAGAAAATCGCCGACAGTCTGCTGCGCTATCCGGATAGTTCAGTTCAAGTGATTGGTCACACCGACAGCGATGGTGATGCCAGCTATAATCAAGGCCTTTCCGTCAAGCGTGCGGACGCAGTTGCCGATCAGATTCAGGCTGGCGGCGTGCCCTATAATCGGGTGCAGACGACGGGAGAGGGCGAAGACCAGCCCGTTGCCAGCAATCTGACACCGGAAGGCAAGGCACAGAACCGTCGGGTTGAGATAGTGGTGAAACCACAATCTAGCTAA
- a CDS encoding EamA family transporter produces the protein MSRRLDLLLTALAPAIWGSSYIVTTQFLPEHSAMTVAFLRALPAGLLLLLIVRQLPPLNWLGKIFILGALNFSIFWAMLFISAYRLPGGVAATLGAVQPLIVIFLSGLVLQTQIRGGQILAALLGIAGVALLLLTPAAKLDTVGVLAGLGGAAAMAAGVVLTRKWQPPVPPLTFTAWQMTAGGLLLLPVALWITPEIPSFSPANLLGLAYLGLIGGALTYVLWFRGIARIDPASVSILGVFSPLSAVLLGWVVMGETLSPSQGAGALLALFSVWLGQSKLNLRPFSFTSQKV, from the coding sequence ATGTCCAGACGACTAGATTTGCTGCTCACCGCACTTGCACCTGCCATCTGGGGGAGCAGTTATATCGTGACCACCCAGTTCCTGCCCGAGCACTCGGCCATGACAGTGGCATTCCTACGCGCCCTGCCCGCCGGATTGTTACTGCTGCTGATTGTGCGGCAACTGCCGCCGCTGAACTGGCTTGGCAAAATCTTCATCCTTGGCGCGCTGAATTTCTCGATCTTCTGGGCCATGCTGTTCATCTCGGCCTATCGCCTACCGGGCGGCGTCGCCGCAACGCTGGGGGCTGTTCAGCCGCTAATTGTGATCTTTCTGTCTGGCTTAGTGCTGCAAACTCAAATTCGCGGTGGCCAAATTCTTGCCGCTCTGTTGGGCATTGCAGGTGTTGCGCTGTTGCTTCTGACACCGGCAGCCAAATTGGACACGGTCGGGGTTCTGGCCGGCTTGGGCGGTGCGGCAGCAATGGCGGCTGGCGTGGTTCTGACCCGGAAATGGCAGCCACCCGTACCGCCGCTGACCTTTACCGCGTGGCAGATGACGGCAGGTGGGCTGTTGTTGCTACCAGTGGCCTTGTGGATCACACCTGAGATCCCCAGCTTCAGCCCGGCAAACCTGCTGGGTCTGGCCTACCTTGGTCTGATCGGCGGCGCGCTGACCTATGTGCTGTGGTTCCGTGGAATTGCGCGGATTGATCCAGCATCAGTGTCTATTCTGGGCGTATTCAGCCCCTTGTCAGCCGTACTCCTTGGCTGGGTCGTCATGGGGGAGACACTGTCGCCAAGTCAGGGTGCTGGCGCATTGCTAGCCCTGTTCAGCGTGTGGTTGGGGCAAAGCAAACTGAACCTGCGCCCTTTCAGCTTCACGTCACAGAAAGTCTGA